The Corylus avellana chromosome ca8, CavTom2PMs-1.0 genome has a segment encoding these proteins:
- the LOC132189493 gene encoding uncharacterized protein LOC132189493, producing MFQILNVPHLPHPTLSASLTHLSHVRPALSQTCLRHGPRLPPNRPNSLYKYRPQTITAIGSTKMEQIVDAENLRLHFLQVLRSRRSTEVPLSVELAKPVAKPLYQDATQPKSSEKNIDGFKEENLYLITEAGDQGRLPVLILSMKENNHQRKPAVVFLHSTHKCKEWLRPLLEAYASRGYIAIAIDSRYHGERASSKTTYQDALISSWKKGDKMPFIFDTVWDLIKLADYLTNREDIDPARIGITGESLGGMHAWFGAAADTRYAVVVPIIGVQGFRWAIENDKWQARVDSIKPVFEEARIDLGKSVIDKEVVEKVWDKIAPGLASDFDAPYTIPAIAPRPLLILNGADDPRCPLAGLKIPEERGSKVYGEAHISDKFKLIAQPGIGHQMTPLMVQEASNWFDKFLKQ from the exons ATGTTCCAGATCCTCAATGTTCCCCACCTTCCACATCCAACTCTCTCAGCCTCTCTGACCCACCTCTCGCACGTACGACCTGCACTTTCCCAAACGTGTCTTCGCCACGGGCCACGCTTGCCACCCAACCGGCCAAATTCCCTCTATAAATACCGGCCCCAGACCATAACGGCGATTGGATCGACCAAAATGGAACAAATTGTCGACGCCGAGAACCTCCGCTTGCATTTCCTCCAAGTTCTGCGTAGCAGACGATCCACCGAAG ttCCGTTATCAGTGGAGCTTGCGAAGCCTGTGGCTAAGCCTTTGTATCAGGACGCTACTCAACCAAAATCCAGTGAG AAAAACATTGATGGGTTCAAGGAGGAAAACCTCTACTTGATCACCGAG GCAGGAGACCAGGGACGCTTGCCTGTGTTGATTTTAAGCATGAAGGAAAACAATCATCAAAGAAAGCCCGCTGTTGTTTTTCTTCATAGTACACATAAATGCAAAGAGTGGTTGCGACCATTGCTAGAG GCATATGCTTCTCGGGGATATATAGCCATCGCCATAGATTCTCGCTACCATGGTGAACGTGCCAGCAGTAAAACCACCTATCAAGAT GCTCTTATTTCATCATGGAAAAAAGGTGATAAAATGCCTTTCATATTTGATACG GTCTGGGACTTGATAAAACTGGCAGACTATCTGACAAATAGGGAAGATATAGACCCTGCCAGGATAGGAATCACCGGTGAATCACTTGGAG GTATGCATGCATGGTTTGGTGCTGCTGCTGACACCCGCTATGCAGTGGTTGTTCCTATAATTGGTGTCCAG GGGTTTCGATGGGCCATAGAGAATGATAAGTGGCAGGCTCGCGTTGACAGTATAAAGCCTGTTTTTGAGG AAGCACGGATTGATCTAGGGAAGAGTGTCATTGACAAGGAAGTGGTGGAGAAG GTGTGGGATAAGATTGCTCCTGGTCTAGCTTCCGACTTTGATGCACCTTACACAATTCCAGCTATTGCACCACGTCCTCTACTGATTCTCAATG gtGCGGACGATCCTCGTTGTCCACTTGCTGGTCTGAAAATTCCGGAAGAAAGAGGAAGCAAGGTTTATGGAGAGGCCCATATTTCTGATAAGTTTAAG TTGATTGCACAACCTGGAATTGGGCACCAAATGACACCTTTGATGGTTCAAGAAGCTAGCAATTGGTTTGACAAGTTCCTCAAGCAATAA